Proteins found in one Melospiza georgiana isolate bMelGeo1 chromosome 1, bMelGeo1.pri, whole genome shotgun sequence genomic segment:
- the HEPACAM2 gene encoding HEPACAM family member 2 yields MLSWSPLANFFWDLQCKIYFLLVGICSALKLTVPSHTIHGIEGQPLHLSVDYNFNATASEIQIIWLFERSQSNPKYLLGSVNQRVIPDLEYQHKFTLMPPNASLRINPLHLSDEGNYIVKVNVRGNGTIAASQKIQVAVDVPVTKPTVHTEPSSGVVEYVGNITLKCTVDRGTRVVYQWMKNGKRLHAGPNYIFSSNNATLLIVPAVKEDIGNYSCLVSNPVSAMESEIIAPTIYYGPYGLRVKSDKGLNIGAVFTVDVGQVVLFDCSADSNPPNTYSWIQRDDNSTQVIKYGPHLEVVSDKVAQKTMDYMCCAFNNVTGKRDETHFTVVVTSVGLEKLAQKGKSLSSLAVITGISLFLILAMAFLFLWKKYQPHKVIQQKLQSRAEADYRKAQAFSGHESALDDFGIYEFITFPDLTSGSRVSSQSVPGPDFVAGQDMLSTVYEVIQHIPEQPEQDHQQ; encoded by the exons ATGCTTTCATGGAGCCCTTTAGCCAACTTCTTTTGGGACTTACAgtgcaaaatatattttctgcttGTAG gGATTTGTTCTGCCTTGAAATTGACAGTACCATCTCATACCATTCATGGTATTGAGGGGCAACCACTTCATCTTTCTGTTGACTACAATTTCAATGCTACAGCTTCTGAAATCCAGATAATTTGGCTTTTTGAGAGGTCTCAAAGTAATCCAAAATATTTGCTTGGCTCTGTAAATCAAAGAGTAATTCCAGACTTGGAATACCAACACAAGTTTACCCTTATGCCACCGAATGCATCTTTGAGGATTAACCCATTGCATCTCAGTGATGAAGGCAATTACATTGTAAAAGTCAATGTCCGTGGAAATGGGACCATAGCTGCAAGTCAAAAGATTCAAGTAGCTGTTGATG TTCCAGTCACAAAGCCAACTGTACATACTGAACCATCTTCAGGAGTAGTGGAGTATGTAGGGAATATTACCCTAAAATGTACTGTGGATAGAGGTACAAGGGTAGTTTACCAGTGGATGAAAAATGGGAAGCGTCTTCATGCTGGCCCTAATTATATCTTTTCATCAAACAATGCTACACTTCTCATTGTTCCTGCAGTAAAAGAAGACATTGGGAATTACAGCTGTCTGGTATCTAACCCTGTCAGTGCAATGGAAAGTGAGATAATTGCGCCAACCATATATT ATGGACCTTATGGACTTAGAGTCAAATCAGACAAAGGTCTGAATATAGGGGCAGTGTTTACAGTGGACGTGGGACAAGTTGTACTGTTTGACTGCTCAGCAGATTCAAACCCACCAAATACTTATTCATGGATTCAAAGGGATGACAATAGCACTCAAGTAATCAAATATGGACCCCATCTGGAAGTTGTATCTGATAAAGTGGCCCAGAAGACAATGGATTACATGTGCTGTGCTTTTAACAACGTGACTGGGAAACGAGATGAAACTCACTTCACAGTTGTTGTTACGTCTGTAG GGTTGGAAAAGCTGGCCCAGAAAGGAAAATCTTTGTCTTCTCTTGCAGTAATAACAggaatttcattatttttgatCCTAGCTATGGCCTTTTTATTCCTATGGAAAAAGTATCAGCCACATAAAG tgaTACAACAGAAGCTACAGAGCAG GGCAGAGGCTGATTACAGAAAGGCACAGGCATTTTCAG GACATGAAAGTGCTTTGGATGATTTTGGGATATATGAGTTCATCACTTTTCCAGATCTTACCAGTGGCTCTAGG